Proteins encoded within one genomic window of Trichoderma asperellum chromosome 2, complete sequence:
- a CDS encoding uncharacterized protein (EggNog:ENOG41) — translation MYEETEGPKWVTTKSEMLDEWIAYFQPFEGHKEPVRALAFSPDGEHLVSWSEDATGKLWDLESAFGLWIILKSSDLGFDNIKLSIHILCLQEDDIDDDQSPLSLAISSNSDLLAAELGLEESIRIWNLATNTHLQCISISQFRAYEGILVLSLDSTRLGAMLYDGIILIYEINTGTLVELLDNIYDTGHGLNTA, via the exons ATGTACGAGGAGACTGAAGGGCCAAAGTGGGTTACTACAAAGTCGGAGATGTTGGATGAGTGGATCGCTTACTTCCAACCCTTCGAAGGTCATAAAGAACCAGTTAGAGCTTTGGCGTTTTCGCCAGACGGGGAACACTTAGTGTCTTGGTCAGAAGATGCGACAGGAAAGCTCTGGGATCTGGAGTCAG CATTTGGCCTCTGGATCATCTTAAAAAGTTCAGATCTGGGATTTGACAACATTAAGCTATCTATACATATTTTATGCCTACAGGAAGATGATATCGACGACGATCAATCCCCTTTATCACTCGCAATTTCATCAAATAGTGATCTTTTAGCGGCTGAATTAGGTCTTGAAGAGAGCATTCGGATTTGGAATTTGGCCACAAATACGCATCTGCAatgcatctccatctcacAATTCAGGGCATATGAGGGAATTTTGGTGCTTTCGCTAGATAGTACCCGACTTGGAGCGATGCTGTACGATGGTATCATCCTCATCTACGAGATAAATACGGGCACGCTTGTTGAACTCCTCGACAACATTTATGACACAGGACATGGATTAAATACTGCGTAA